A stretch of Mastacembelus armatus chromosome 1, fMasArm1.2, whole genome shotgun sequence DNA encodes these proteins:
- the htt gene encoding huntingtin isoform X5, which produces MATMEKLMKAFESLKSFQQQQGPPTAEELAQRQKKEQATTKKDRVTHCLTICENIVAHSLRTSPEFQKLLGIAMEMFLLCSDDSESDVRMVADECLNKIIKALMDSNLPRLQLELYKEIKKNGASRSLRAALWRFAELAHLIRPQKCRPYFVNLLPCLTRITKRQEETVQETLSAAVPKIMVALGHFANDGEIKVLLKSFVANLKSSSPTIRRTAASSAVSVCQHSRRTSYFYTWLLNVLLGLLVPVDEEHPSHLILGVLLTLRYLMPLLQQQVNTTSLKGSFGVTRKEADVQSTPEQLLQVYELTLHYTQHWDHNVVTAALELLQQVFRTPPPELLHILITAGSIPRATVFRQDIESRSRSGSILELIGKMLSGEEEGLEDDPERTDVTTGAFTASVVGADGPTSAQVDIITEQPRSSQHTLQPGDSVDLSASSEQGGGGGGTSASDTPESPNDNEEEMLSQSSSGGANVTPETADYTTPENVTPEGGPLGEGGTLLGANDRSLPPSDSSQTTTEGPDSAVTPSDVAELVLDGSESQYSGMQIGTLQDEEDEGTAPSSQEEPPEPFLQSALALSKPHLFEGRGHNRQGSDSSVDRFIPKEEPAEPEPDNKPSRIKGSIGHYTDQGVEPLVHCVRLLAASFLLTGQKNGLITDKEVRVSVKALAVSCIGAAAALHPEAFFNSLYLEPLDGIPTDEQQYITDVLGLINHGDPQIRGATAILCGAIIQAALTKTRYNINTWLASVQNATGNPLSLVDLVPLLHKTLKDESSVTCKMACSAVRHCIMTVCSSTMSELGLQLVIDLLALRESSYWLVRTELLETLAEMDFRLVNFLERNTETLHKGDHHYTGRLRLQDRVLNDVVIHLLGDDDPRVRHVAASAVSRLVPRLFYDCDQGQVDPVVAIARDQSSVYLQLLMHETQPPSQFTVSTITRTYRGYNLSNTVSDVTFENNLSRVVAAVSHAFTSSTSRALTFGCCEALCLLASNFPVCTWSTGWHCGYVSSSSNFSSRSSLNRSRGRALSLSQASSAPASSASSSAPDTERRTLTVGMANMVLSLLSSAWFPLDLSAHQEALLLSGNLLAAVAPKCMRNPWAGEEEGTGGNTNTTGGPNKMEDPWPALSERSLVAMVEQLFSHLLKVLNICAHVLDDTPPGPAVKATLPSLSNTPSLSPIRRKGKEKDAAEPSAAPMSPKKSTEVNTGRPADSTGATAINKSSTIGSFYHLPPYLKLYDVLKATHANYKVTLDLHSGQEKFGGFLRATLDVLSQLLELATLHDISKCVEEILGYLKSCFSREPTMATVCVQQMLKTLFGTNLASQYEGVLSGPSRSQGKALRLGSSSLRPGLYHYCFMAPYTHFTQALADASLRNMVQAEHEQDTSGWFDVMQKASNQLRSNIANAARHRGDKNAIHNHIRLFEPLVIKALKQYTTSTSVALQRQVLDLLAQLVQLRVNYCLLDSDQVFIGFVLKQFEYIEVGQFRDSEAIIPNIFFFLVLLSYERYHSKQIISIPKIIQLCDGIMASGRKAVTHAIPALQPIVHDLFVLRGSNKADAGKELDTQKEVVVSMLLRLIQHHQVLEMFILVLQQCHKENEDKWKRLSRQIADIILPMIAKQQMHLDSPEALGVLNTLFETVAPSSLRPVDMLLKSMFTIPVTMASVATVQLWVSGILAVLRVLISQSTEDIVLSRVHELSLSPHLLSCNIVRRLHQQRPSPSDPPAAEALDNHEDNGEAQKAPAEETFARFLLQLVGVLLDDISSRQVKVDVTEQQHTFYCQQLGTLLMCLIHVFKSGMFRRITAAASRLLKGENGGGQNGPEAGLFYALEGLNGMVQSLITTHPSLVLLWCQVLLIINYTNYSWWAEVHQTPRRHSLSCTKLLSPHSSGEGEKDKPESRSAVVNREIVRRGALILFCDYVCQNLHDSEHLTWLIVNHVRDLISLSHEPPVQDFISAVHRNSAASGLFIQAIQSRCDNLTTPTMLKKTLQCLEGIHLSQSGSLLMLYVDKLLSTPFRVLARMVDTLACRRVEMLLAETLQNSIAQLPVEELDRIQEYLQTSGLALRHQRFYSLLDRFRTTVADSSSPTPPVTSHPLDGDPPPAPKQVIADKEWYVALVKSQCCLRGDVSLLETTELLTKLPPTDLFNIMSCKEFNLSLLCPCLSMGLQRLARGQGSLLLETALQVTLEQLAGVTGSLPVPHQSFLPPSQPQPYWEQLAEVYDEPGFYPRVLSLCRALSQYLLSVSQLPSSLHIPPDKEHLITTFTCTATEVIVWHLLQDHLPLSVDLQWALSCLCLGLQQPCVWNKLSTPEYTTHTCSLIHCLRLIIVAVAVSPGDQLLHSEKKKTKAGRDADSDQVDSMYSDHMCEWQACEIMGELVEGLQSVLALGHHRNSVLPAFLTPTLCNIVISLSRLPLVNSYTRVPPLVWKLGWSPQPGGEFGTTLPEIPVDFLQEKDVFREFLYRINTLGWSSRTQFEETWATLLGVLVTQPITMDQDEETQQEEDLERTQLNVLAVQAITSLVLSAMTLPTAGNPAVSCLEQQPRNKSLKALETRFGRKLAVIRGEVEREIQALVSKRDNVHTHHPYHAWDPVPSLSAASAAGTLISHEKLLLQINTEREMGNMDYKLGQVSIHSVWLGNNITPLREEEWGEDEEDEADIPAPASPPLSPINSRKHRAGVDIHSCSQFLLELYSQWLIPGSPSNRRTPTILISEVVRSLLAVSDLFTERNQFDMMFSTLMELQKLHPPEDEILNQYLVPAICKAAAVLGMDKAIAEPVCRLLEMTLRSTHLPSRMGALHGVLYVLECDLLDDTAKQLIPTISEYLLSNLRAIAHCVNLHNQQHVLVMCAVAFYMMENYPLDVGAEFMAGVIQLCGVIVSASEDSTPSIIYHCVLRGLERLLLSEQLSRVDGEALVKLSVDRVNMPSPHRAMAALGLMLTCMYTVKM; this is translated from the exons ATGGCCACCATGGAAAAGCTAATGAAGGCCTTTGAGTCTCTGAAGTCCTTCCAGCAACAACAGGGACCACCAACCGCCGAGGAGCTTGCCCAGAGGCA GAAAAAGGAACAGGCTACCACAAAAAAGGATAGAGTAACCCACTGTTTGACAATATGTGAAAATATTGTGGCTCACTCTCTGAG AACATCTCCAGAGTTTCAGAAACTGCTGGGCATCGCTATGGAGATGTTCCTGCTCTGCAGTGATGACAGTGAATCAGATGTCCGGATGGTAGCCGATGAGTGCCtcaataaaatcataaaa GCACTGATGGACTCCAACCTGCCTAGGCTTCAGTTGGAGCTGTACAAAGAAATTAAGAAG AATGGTGCCTCTCGGAGTCTAAGGGCTGCTTTGTGGAGGTTTGCGGAGCTTGCCCACCTCATCAGACCACAGAAATGCAG ACCCTACTTTGTCAACCTGCTGCCGTGCCTCACCAGAATCACGAAGCGGCAGGAGGAGACAGTGCAAGAGACGCTTTCTGCAGCAGTGCCCAAGATTATGGTGGCTTTAGGACACTTTGCCAATGATGGAGAGATCAAG GTGCTGCTGAAGTCGTTTGTGGCCAACCTGAAGTCCAGCTCCCCGACCATCAGGAGGACGGCAGCCAGCTCAGCCGTCAGTGTGTGCCAACACTCCAGACGTACCAGCTACTTTTACACCTGGCTCCTTAATGTGCTGCTGG GTCTGTTGGTTCCAGTGGATGAAGAGCACCCCAGCCATCTGATTTTGGGCGTGCTGCTTACCCTCCGCTACCTGAtgcctctgctgcagcagcaagtcAACACCACCAGCCTCAAAGGAAGTTTTGGAGTCACCAGGAAGGAGGCTGACGTACAGTCAACACCTGAACAACTGCTACAG GTGTATGAGCTGACCCTACACTACACACAGCACTGGGATCACAATGTAGTCACAGCGGCTCTGGAGCTCCTGCAGCAGGTGTTCAGGACTCCCCCACCAGAGCTTCTGCACATACTCATCACTGCTGGCAGCATCCCACGTGCCACCGTGTTTCGCCAGGACATCGAGAGCCGCTCCCGCTCCGGCAGCATCCTCGAGCTCATTG GTAAAATGCTGtctggggaggaggaggggttggAGGATGACCCTGAGAGGACCGACGTCACCACTGGTGCCTTCACAG CATCAGTTGTTGGTGCAGATGGTCCCACCTCAGCCCAGGTTGACATCATCACTGAGCAGCCACGCTCCTCCCAGCATACACTGCAGCCTGGCGATTCTGTGGACCTCAGTGCCTCGTCAGAGCAGGGTGGCGGCGGAGGTGGCACATCTGCATCAGACACTCCCGAGTCACCCAATGACAATGAGGAGGAGATGCTGAGTCAGAGCTCCAGCGGTGGAGCCAACGTCACCCCGGAGACGGCTGACTACACTACACCAGAAAATGTCACGCCAGAGGGCGGCCCTTTAGGTGAAGGTGGGACACTCCTAGGCGCTAACGATCGTTCACTTCCACCAAGCGACTCCTCACAGACTACCACAGAGGGCCCGGACTCAGCTGTCACCCCTTCAGATGTAGCAGAGCTG GTGTTGGATGGCAGTGAGAGTCAGTATTCGGGAATGCAGATCGGGACACTAcaggatgaagaagatgaagggACAGCACCTTCCTCCCAAGAGGAACCACCAGAACCGTTCCTGCAGTCAGCactgg CTCTGAGCAAGCCTCATCTGTTCGAAGGAAGAGGTCACAACCGGCAGGGCTCAGACAGCAGCGTGGACCGCTTCATCCCAAAGGAGGAACCTGCTGAACCAGAACCTGACAACAAg CCATCACGGATAAAGGGTTCAATTGGACATTATACAGACCAGGGGGTGGAGCCACTGGTGCACTGTGTACGACTTCTTGCTGCTTCTTTCTTACTGACAGGACAGAAGAATG GTCTCATCACTGACAAGGAGGTGCGAGTGAGTGTTAAGGCTCTGGCAGTTAGCTGCATTGGGGCAGCGGCAGCACTGCATCCTGAAGCCTTCTTTAATTCTCTCTACCTGGAGCCGCTGGACGGCATTCCAACAGATG AGCAAcagtatatcactgatgtgctgGGCCTCATCAACCATGGGGACCCTCAGATCCGAGGGGCCACAGCCATCCTCTGTGGAGCCATCATACAGGCTGCACTCACCAAAACACGCTACAACATAAACACCTGGCTGGCCAGTGTACAGAATGcaacag GTAACCCTCTGTCCCTGGTGGACTTGGTGCCTTTGCTCCATAAAACTCTGAAAGATGAATCCTCCGTTACCTGCAAGATGGCTTGTTCTGCAGTGAGG CACTGTATCATGACAGTGTGCAGCAGTACCATGAGTGAGCTTGGCCTGCAGTTGGTGATAGACCTGCTGGCTCTCAGAGAGTCTTCCTATTGGCTTGTTCGCACTGAGCTCTTAGAGACCCTGGCTGAAATGGACTTCCG GTTAGTTAATTTCTTGGAGAGAAACACTGAGACTTTGCACAAAGGAGATCATCACTACACTGGG CGGCTGCGGCTACAGGACAGAGTCCTAAATGATGTGGTCATCCATTTGTTGGGAGATGATGATCCAAGGGTACGACACGTGGCTGCCTCTGCTGTCAGCAG ACTGGTCCCCAGGTTGTTCTATGACTGTGACCAAGGCCAGGTGGACCCAGTGGTGGCTATTGCCCGGGACCAGAGTTCAGTGTACCTGCAGCTACTCATGCATGAGACACAGCCCCCCTCCCAGTTTACAGTTAGCACAATCACAAG GACGTACAGAGGCTACAACCTGTCCAACACTGTGTCAGATGTCACATTCGAGAACAATTTGTCCAgggttgttgctgctgtctctCACGCTTTCACCTCCTCTACCTCCAGAGCCCTAACT TTTGGCTGCTGTGAGGCTTTGTGCCTCCTGGCTTCAAATTTCCCAGTGTGTACGTGGAGCACAGGCTGGCACTGCGGCTACGTTAGCTCGAGTAGCAACTTTTCTTCCCGCTCTAGTCTCAATCGCAGCAGGGGCAGGGCCCTCAG TTTGTCACAGGCTAGCAGTGCACCTGCTTCTTCAGCCAGTTCATCTGCCCCAGACACTGAGCGGAGGACTCTGACAGTGGGAATGGCTAACATGGTCCTCTCCTTACTCTCCTCTGCTTGGTTTCCCCTGGATCTTTCAGCACACCAGGAGGCACTTTTGCTTTCTGGCAATCTGCTTGCTG CTGTGGCTCCTAAATGCATGCGCAATCCTTGggctggagaggaggagggcacTGGTGGGAACACAAACACCACTGGAGGCCCAAATAAGATGGAGGATCCCTGGCCAGCGCTGTCGGAGCGCTCTCTGGTGGCCATGGTGGAGCAGCTTTTTTCCCACCTGCTGAAGGTCCTCAACATATGCGCTCATGTGCTAGATGATACACCACCAGGACCAGCAGTTAAG GCCACCCTCCCCTCCCTGAGCAACACCCCCTCTCTCAGTCCCATTCGGAGAAAAGGCAAGGAGAAGGATGCTGCTGAGCCCAGTGCTGCCCCTATGAGTCCAAAGAAAAGCACTGAGGTCAACACAG GTAGACCAGCAGACAGCACAGGGGCAACAGCCATCAACAAATCTAGCACCATTGGCAGCTTTTATCACCTGCCACCCTACCTCAAGCTTTATGATGTCCTCAAAGCTACACATGCCAACTACAAG gtGACACTGGACCTCCACAGTGGCCAGGAGAAGTTTGGAGGTTTCTTGCGTGCTACTTTAGACGTTCTGTCTCAGCTGTTGGAGCTGGCCACACTACATGACATCAGTAAG TGTGTGGAGGAAATTTTGGGTTACCTCAAGTCCTGCTTCTCCAGAGAACCAACCATGGCTACTGTTTGTGTACAACAA ATGTTGAAGACCCTATTTGGCACCAATCTGGCCTCCCAGTACGAGGGCGTCTTGAGTGGGCCTAGCCGTTCCCAGGGCAAGGCTCTTCGCCTTGGCTCGTCAAGTCTTCGACCAGGCCTCTACCACTACTGCTTCATGGCACCGTACACACACTTCACCCAGGCTCTGGCTGACGCCAGTCTCCGTAACATGGTCCAGGCTGAGCATGAGCAGGACACCTCTGG GTGGTTTGATGTGATGCAAAAAGCTTCCAACCAGCTGAGGTCCAACATTGCCAATGCAGCACGCCACAGAGGAGACAAG AATGCCATCCACAACCACATTCGTTTGTTTGAGCCACTGGTGATTAAAGCTTTGAAGCAGTATACCACCAGCACCTCTGTGGCGCTGCAGAGACAAGTGCTGGACCTGCTCGCTCAGCTTGTGCAGCTCAGAGTCAACTACTGCCTGCTGGACTCAGATCAG GTATTCATAGGCTTTGTCCTGAAGCAGTTTGAGTACATTGAAGTGGGACAATTCAG AGATTCAGAGGCCATCATTCCcaacatctttttctttctggtgCTGCTGTCTTATGAGCGCTACCACTCCAAGCAGATTATCAGCATCCCCAAGATCATCCAGCTGTGTGATGGTATCATGGCAAGCGGCAGGAAAGCTGTCACACATG CCATCCCAGCCCTGCAGCCAATAGTTCATGACCTGTTCGTCTTGAGGGGCTCAAACAAAGCAGATGCAGGCAAAGAGCTGGATACACAGAAAGAAGTGGTGGTCTCCATGTTGCTCAGACTGATACAGCATCATCAG GTGTTGGAGATGTTCATCCTTGTACTGCAGCAGTGTCACAAAGAGAACGAGGACAAGTGGAAGAGATTGTCCAGACAGATTGCTGATATCATACTTCCCATGATTGCCAAGCAGCAG ATGCATCTGGACTCTCCAGAGGCCCTGGGAGTGTTGAACACTCTGTTTGAGACTGTGGCGCCCTCTTCCCTCAGACCTGTGGACATGCTCCTCAAGAGTATGTTCACCATACCGGTCACCATG GCTTCAGTGGCTACAGTCCAGCTGTGGGTGTCTGGTATCCTGGCAGTGCTCAGGGTACTCATCTCCCAGTCCACTGAGGACATTGTCCTATCCCGGGTCCACGAGCTCTCACTCTCCCCACATCTCCTCTCCTGCAACATAGTCCGTCGCCTCCATCAGCAACGCCCTTCTCCCAGTGACCCCCCAGCTGCTGAAGCACTTGATAACCATGAGGATAATGGCGAGGCGCAAAAAGCCCCAGCCGAAGAAACGTTTGCCAG GTTTCTGCTTCAGCTGGTCGGGGTATTGCTGGATGACATTTCCTCCAGGCAGGTTAAAGTGGACgttacagagcagcagcacaccTTCTACTGCCAGCAGCTGGGCACGCTGCTCATGTGTCTCATACATGTCTTCAAAAGTG GGATGTTTCGAAGGATAACAGCTGCAGCTAGCCGTCTCCTGAAGGGTGAAAATGGCGGTGGACAGAATGGCCCTGAGGCTGGTCTCTTCTATGCCTTAGAGGGTCTGAATGGCATGGTGCAGTCTCTAATCACCACCCACCCCTCCCTGGTATTGCTCTGGTGCCAGGTCCTCCTCATTATCAACTACACTAACTACTCCTGGTGGGCTGAAGTTCACCAGACGCCCAG GAGACACAGTCTCTCGTGCACTAAGCTGCTGAGCCCTCACTCCTCAGGGGAGGGCGAGAAGGACAAGCCTGAGTCCCGGTCAGCAGTGGTCAACAGAGAGATTGTACGCAGGGGAGCCCTCATCCTTTTCTGTGACTATGTG TGTCAGAACCTCCATGACTCAGAGCATTTGACCTGGCTGATTGTCAACCACGTGCGTGACCTTATCAGTCTTTCCCATGAGCCTCCAGTGCAGGATTTCATCAGTGCTGTGCACCGCAACTCAGCTGCCAGTGGTCTCTTCATCCAGGCCATACAATCTCGCTGTGACAACCTCACAACA cctaCCATGTTGAAGAAGACACTGCAGTGTTTGGAAGGCATCCACCTGAGTCAGTCTGGCTCCCTATTGATGCTGTATGTGGATAAGCTGCTCAGTACACCCTTCAGGGTTCTGGCTCGCATGGTGGACACGTTGGCCTGTCGCAGGGTGGAGATGCTGTTGGCCGAGACACTACAG AACAGTATAGCTCAGCTCCCTGTGGAGGAATTGGACAGGATCCAGGAATACCTCCAGACTAGTGGCCTGGCTCTGAG GCATCAGAGGTTCTACTCCCTGCTGGACAGGTTCAGAACGACTGTTGCCGACTCGAGCAGCCCTACCCCTCCTGTGACATCACACCCCTTGGATGGAGATCCCCCCCCTGCCCCTAAACAGGTCATTGCAGATAAG GAGTGGTATGTGGCTCTGGTAAAGTCTCAGTGCTGTCTTCGTGGAGATGTTTCCCTACTGGAGACCACAGAACTCCTTACCAAACTACCTCCAACAGACCTTTTCAACATAATGAGCTGCAAG GAGTTCAACCTCAGTCTGCTGTGTCCATGCCTGAGTATGGGGCTGCAGCGGTTAGCACGGGGTCAGGGGTCGCTCTTGTTGGAAACTGCCTTGCAGGTGACCCTAGAGCAACTTGCAGGGGTCACCGGGTCACTTCCTGTCCCACACCAGTCCTTCCTGCCGCCTTCCCAGCCACAGCCGTACTGGGAGCAGCTGGCTGAGGTGTATG ATGAGCCAGGTTTCTACCCCCGGGTTTTGTCCCTCTGCAGAGCTCTGTCTCAGTACCTGCTGAGTGTGAGCCAGTTGCCTTCATCACTGCACATTCCCCCTGACAAGGAACACCTCATCACCACTTTCACCTGCACAGCCACTGAG gTGATAGTGTGGCACCTGCTCCAGGACCACCTGCCCTTAAGTGTGGACCTACAGTGGGCTCTGTCCTGCCTGTGTCTGGGCCTGCAGCAGCCCTGCGTCTGGAACAAGTTGTCCACTCCTGAgtacaccacacacacctgctccctCATCCACTGTCTACGCCTTATCATTGTTGCAG TGGCTGTGAGTCCTGGTGACCAGCTGCTGCattcagagaagaaaaagacaaaagcaggaAGAGACGCTGACAGTGACCAAGTGGACTCTATGTATTCTGACC ACATGTGCGAATGGCAAGCATGTGAGATCATGGGAGAGCTGGTAGAAGGTCTACAAAGCGTCCTCGCCCTAGGTCACCATAGGAACAGTGTACTGCCTGCGTTTCTCACACCCACATTGTGCAACATTGTCATAAGTCTGTCCCGACTGCCTCTGGTCAACAGCTACACCCGAGTCCCTCCACTG gTTTGGAAACTGGGCTGGTCCCCTCAACCAGGAGGAGAGTTTGGTACAACACTGCCTGAGATCCCTGTGGATTTCCTGCAGGAAAAGGATGTCTTCAGAGAGTTTCTTTACCGCATCAACACACTGG GCTGGAGCAGCAGGACTCAGTTTGAGGAGACCTGGGCCACTCTGCTTGGGGTGCTAGTCACTCAACCCATAACTATGGACCAGGATGAGGAGACGCAACAGGAG GAGGACTTGGAGCGTACCCAGTTGAATGTATTAGCAGTGCAGGCAATCACCAGCCTGGTGCTGAGTGCCATGACCCTGCCCACTGCTGGCAACCCTGCAGTCAGCTGTCTAGAACAGCAGCCCCGCAACAAGAGCCTCAAAGCATTGGAAACACG GTTTGGAAGGAAACTTGCAGTGATCAGGGGAGAGGTAGAGCGAGAGATTCAGGCTCTTGTATCAAAAAGAGACAATGTCCATACACACCACCCATACCATGCCTGGGATCCTGTGCCCTCACTGTCCGCAGCCTCTGCAG CAGGTACGCTGATCAGCCATGAGAAGTTGCTGCTTCAGATCaacacagagagggagatggGCAACATGGACTACAAACTGGGACAG GTCTCCATCCATTCTGTGTGGTTGGGTAACAACATCACACCTCTGAGGGAGGAAGAATGGGGtgaggatgaagaagatgaagcaGACATTCCAGCACCAGCATCTCCGCCTTTATCTCCTATCAACTCTAG GAAACATCGTGCAGGCGTGGACATTCATTCATGTTCCCAGTTCCTCCTGGAGCTGTACAGCCAGTGGCTGATCCCTGGTTCCCCAAGCAACAGGAGGACCCCGACCATCCTCATCAGTGAAGTGGTCCGATCG CTGCTGGCGGTGTCAGACCTGTTCACAGAGAGGAACCAATTTGACATGATGTTCTCGACCTTAATGGAGCTGCAAAAGCTCCACCCGCCAGAGGATGAGATCCTTAATCAATACCTGGTGCCTGCCATCTGCAAGGCTGCTGCTGTACTGGGCATG gACAAAGCGATAGCTGAGCCTGTGTGTCGCCTGTTGGAGATGACCCTGCGCAGCACCCACCTGCCCAGCCGTATGGGGGCATTGCATGGGGTGCTGTATGTGTTGGAGTGTGACCTGCTGGATGACACAGCCAAGCAGCTCATCCCCACCATCTCAGAATACCTGCTGTCCAACCTCAGGGCAATTGCTCA CTGTGTGAACCTGCATAACCAGCAGCATGTGTTGGTGATGTGCGCAGTGGCCTTCTACATGATGGAGAACTATCCTCTGGATGTAGGGGCTGAGTTCATGGCTGGTGTAATACAg ctgtgtgGTGTGATAGTGTCAGCCAGCGAGGACTCCACTCCTTCCATCATCTACCACTGCGTGCTGCGTGGCCTGGAGCGCCTCCTGCTGTCAGAGCAGTTATCACGAGTGGACGGAGAAGCGTTGGTAAAACTCAGCGTGGACCGGGTCAACATGCCGTCGCCGCACAGAGCCATGGCTGCGCTGGGGCTCATGCTCACTTGCATGTACACTG TAAAAATGTAG